In Alkalihalobacillus sp. FSL W8-0930, a single window of DNA contains:
- a CDS encoding zinc ribbon domain-containing protein, translating to MYCKQCGTKNAAGSLYCQHDGVELETSVKETKSPILSSQKLAHCTACSHSITSDALYCTHCGMATEKVESVSHQSQPIHTPNAALVQRTSEPISILKLAIYPVVALIVLSILSAMVAGLFNQILADELFGMGSLGVSIFSFLDILLILHFVSTVFSVDGGFIDVSLVMQGGFILYLIVPALVFTVNGLLLGRKTRGIPPVQLTRTIVIPAAIYSLLLAVLSLFASRSIEVMDGGFVSVSATASYGFFSAIIHAFVISALFMLIGLTIGRKFYEFSYLAAFKRAMLHSALCVALLLGVAGLTTATDSGSSDAGTPVVATQLAAYYWHVSHFLTISADVNADYESYSISYNTLTGAKSSIGDEFQEEDINELAGMARILFIVPLIAHGLAGFFWIAKQQVPLRRSIGAYAVSAGLIHMIFIWLSSFSIYFLSNTADIGASAILGFIFTTIMAGAAAWTGYQIKQKFFA from the coding sequence ATGTACTGTAAACAATGTGGAACAAAAAACGCGGCAGGTTCCTTGTACTGCCAACATGATGGAGTCGAGCTTGAGACTTCAGTGAAAGAAACAAAAAGCCCCATTCTTAGCTCGCAAAAACTGGCTCATTGTACAGCATGCAGCCATTCAATAACGAGTGATGCCCTGTATTGCACCCATTGTGGGATGGCGACGGAGAAGGTTGAGTCGGTTAGTCATCAATCTCAGCCTATACATACACCAAATGCAGCTCTTGTGCAGAGAACATCAGAACCTATTTCAATTTTAAAATTAGCGATTTACCCTGTAGTTGCACTTATTGTATTGAGTATTCTTTCCGCTATGGTAGCAGGATTATTTAATCAAATCCTAGCTGATGAACTGTTTGGGATGGGTAGCTTAGGAGTAAGTATTTTCTCATTCCTAGATATTCTTCTTATTCTTCATTTTGTGAGCACAGTGTTCAGTGTAGACGGTGGGTTTATAGATGTGTCTCTTGTCATGCAAGGAGGTTTTATCCTTTATCTAATCGTCCCAGCTCTTGTATTTACAGTGAACGGCTTGTTGTTAGGGAGGAAGACTCGAGGAATCCCACCTGTGCAACTAACTCGCACAATCGTAATTCCAGCAGCAATCTATTCACTTCTCCTAGCTGTTCTTAGTTTATTTGCGTCCAGGTCGATTGAAGTGATGGATGGTGGATTTGTGTCCGTGTCCGCAACAGCGTCCTATGGATTTTTTAGTGCAATCATTCACGCCTTTGTCATCAGTGCGTTATTTATGCTCATTGGTTTAACAATCGGCCGTAAATTCTATGAATTTAGTTATCTAGCAGCATTTAAACGCGCAATGCTCCATTCTGCTTTATGTGTTGCACTACTCTTGGGAGTGGCTGGACTGACTACTGCTACAGATAGTGGATCAAGTGATGCTGGAACTCCAGTTGTAGCGACGCAACTTGCCGCTTACTACTGGCATGTTAGTCATTTCCTGACCATTTCAGCGGATGTCAATGCAGATTATGAAAGCTACTCCATTAGCTATAACACATTAACGGGAGCGAAGTCTTCGATCGGTGATGAATTTCAAGAAGAAGATATTAATGAATTAGCAGGAATGGCACGAATCTTGTTTATTGTTCCTCTCATTGCACATGGACTTGCAGGATTCTTCTGGATCGCGAAGCAGCAAGTACCATTGCGTCGTTCAATTGGTGCATATGCAGTCTCTGCAGGACTCATTCACATGATTTTCATTTGGCTATCTTCGTTCTCTATCTATTTCCTATCAAACACAGCAGATATTGGAGCTTCGGCTATACTAGGCTTCATCTTTACTACTATTATGGCCGGCGCAGCCGCATGGACAGGATATCAAATCAAACAAAAATTCTTTGCATAA
- a CDS encoding zinc ribbon domain-containing protein has translation MSSSWKEKMEEGLSKVQGGIDQGKQKIQTTQESMKIKREIQEQSRLKAEALLKLGQLTYKKLREGSVHDRDLQDASAEIVQQDTFIFQKNKELAVLNEQSTEVAVCGTCQKENDANAAFCGGCGAEMKKQDQPLATAVTPCPTCKTDMPDGANFCPCCGTATTNSTTI, from the coding sequence ATGTCATCAAGCTGGAAAGAAAAAATGGAGGAAGGTCTCTCCAAAGTTCAAGGTGGAATTGATCAAGGAAAGCAGAAAATCCAAACGACTCAAGAGTCAATGAAAATCAAACGTGAGATTCAAGAGCAGTCAAGGTTAAAAGCAGAGGCTTTACTCAAGCTAGGGCAATTGACATACAAAAAGCTACGCGAGGGATCTGTTCATGATCGTGACCTACAAGATGCAAGCGCTGAGATTGTTCAACAGGACACATTCATTTTTCAAAAGAATAAAGAACTTGCTGTATTAAACGAACAATCTACAGAGGTTGCTGTATGTGGAACGTGTCAAAAAGAGAATGATGCGAATGCAGCGTTCTGCGGCGGATGTGGCGCAGAAATGAAAAAGCAGGATCAACCGTTGGCAACAGCTGTTACACCTTGCCCAACCTGTAAAACAGATATGCCAGACGGGGCTAACTTCTGCCCTTGCTGCGGAACGGCTACAACAAATTCAACAACCATCTAA
- a CDS encoding GNAT family N-acetyltransferase, with translation MSNDIFRIATREDAPAFLELMNTAFKPLADMGIDWPSTRATLEMVTENIEKSTAVVLERDGRLVSTITIRFPWESTTPVSGYPFVWWFATAPDLSGQGVGNKLMDYVENELLINTFKVPAYVLGTSGRKHPWLLDMYKRKGYVDYFSHESDNGDLGVLMYKVLIPERFDQDVLGTPPMGK, from the coding sequence ATGAGCAACGATATTTTCCGCATCGCCACAAGAGAGGATGCGCCTGCTTTTCTTGAATTAATGAACACAGCTTTTAAACCACTTGCCGATATGGGCATCGACTGGCCATCGACTCGCGCTACGCTTGAGATGGTCACTGAAAATATAGAAAAATCCACAGCCGTTGTGCTCGAACGCGATGGTCGACTTGTCTCAACGATCACGATCCGATTCCCGTGGGAGAGCACCACACCCGTTTCCGGGTATCCTTTTGTCTGGTGGTTCGCGACCGCCCCTGATCTAAGTGGACAAGGAGTCGGCAACAAGCTGATGGATTATGTGGAAAACGAGCTACTTATCAACACATTTAAAGTACCTGCTTATGTGCTTGGCACCTCAGGCCGCAAACACCCGTGGCTGCTGGATATGTATAAGCGGAAAGGGTATGTGGATTATTTTAGTCATGAGAGTGACAACGGAGATCTTGGTGTATTGATGTACAAGGTGTTGATTCCGGAACGGTTTGATCAGGACGTTCTAGGGACGCCGCCGATGGGGAAATAA
- a CDS encoding methyl-accepting chemotaxis protein: MNQLERLVDSAEDIQTVFGKDILIAITDREKFLKFLPSSEIDLYIPVGSPIAKDDPNARKVFAGEHTAENLPKEVYGVPVFVRAFPVKDETGQVIGQFAAVRSLESKRQLDEYMHTIGGIIDGLQEASKVVADHSNQLAQSSEQISHQSTQSLTLTNQTVVSAEEITNIQRQTKVLGLNASIEAARAGEAGAGFAVVAGEVRKLSDETTKTTGKINESLVDIQSHMEALVSRVGKIKQASVEQSGLVTDFSQLINDLEQVSSEMKSYFEKVSAN; the protein is encoded by the coding sequence ATGAATCAATTAGAGCGTTTAGTAGATTCGGCAGAGGATATTCAAACAGTGTTTGGTAAGGATATTCTCATAGCCATTACAGACCGTGAAAAGTTTCTTAAGTTTTTACCTAGTTCTGAAATTGACTTATATATTCCAGTGGGGAGCCCTATTGCAAAGGATGATCCTAATGCCCGGAAGGTTTTCGCTGGAGAGCATACAGCTGAGAACTTGCCGAAAGAGGTATATGGCGTCCCTGTATTTGTGCGCGCCTTTCCTGTTAAAGATGAAACAGGTCAAGTGATTGGACAGTTCGCAGCAGTTCGTTCATTGGAATCAAAACGACAGCTTGATGAGTATATGCATACAATCGGTGGGATTATTGATGGCCTTCAAGAGGCTTCAAAGGTTGTCGCCGATCACTCAAACCAATTAGCTCAATCAAGTGAACAGATTTCGCACCAATCGACTCAGTCATTAACGTTGACAAATCAAACCGTTGTATCAGCAGAAGAAATCACAAACATCCAACGCCAGACGAAGGTGCTGGGCTTAAATGCATCCATCGAAGCGGCTCGAGCTGGAGAAGCCGGAGCAGGGTTTGCCGTTGTTGCAGGAGAAGTACGAAAGCTATCGGATGAAACAACAAAAACAACCGGTAAAATCAATGAATCTCTCGTAGATATACAGAGTCACATGGAGGCACTTGTGTCGAGAGTAGGTAAAATTAAGCAGGCATCTGTTGAGCAGTCAGGACTCGTCACTGACTTTAGCCAGCTGATTAATGACCTTGAGCAGGTGAGTTCAGAGATGAAATCTTATTTTGAGAAAGTGAGTGCGAACTAG
- a CDS encoding ABC transporter permease subunit, translated as MIASEHIKRTRVGKINIKVGNKVDRVLQWTIGVLGLLTILAFFFFDYRGFEFVRAVTETASNLKTMFLQPGLSHFGWGHAAYQVVQTLALALLSTVIGAVIALFLALWSADNLSVKWVAQLIKVFVAFIRAVPTVLWVLIFAIAAGLGSAAAILGMLFHSVAYLVKVFSESFEEVDKGMIEALRATGAGWWQTVTHAVLPQTFTYLLSWTFLRFEINFGVAVAMGAAAGAGGIGFELFMASGFYFDLREVGFITYAILIVAVLLELTSTRLKRRYFPTKVS; from the coding sequence ATGATCGCCTCCGAACATATTAAACGCACGCGTGTTGGCAAAATTAATATCAAAGTTGGAAACAAAGTGGACCGCGTCTTGCAGTGGACGATCGGTGTACTGGGACTATTAACGATTCTCGCCTTCTTCTTTTTTGACTATAGAGGATTTGAGTTCGTGCGTGCGGTCACCGAAACAGCGAGCAACCTGAAAACGATGTTCCTCCAGCCAGGCCTAAGTCATTTCGGCTGGGGCCACGCTGCCTACCAAGTTGTGCAAACACTCGCCTTGGCCTTGCTCTCCACCGTAATCGGAGCCGTCATTGCGCTGTTTCTTGCACTCTGGTCAGCCGATAACCTCTCTGTAAAATGGGTCGCCCAGCTCATCAAAGTGTTCGTCGCATTCATTCGCGCCGTGCCCACCGTACTCTGGGTGCTCATCTTCGCGATCGCTGCAGGACTCGGAAGCGCCGCGGCCATACTCGGAATGCTCTTCCACTCCGTCGCCTACCTCGTCAAAGTGTTCTCCGAATCCTTTGAAGAAGTAGACAAAGGCATGATCGAAGCCCTGCGCGCAACCGGCGCCGGCTGGTGGCAAACCGTCACCCACGCCGTCCTGCCGCAGACCTTCACCTACCTGCTCTCATGGACCTTCCTCCGCTTCGAAATCAACTTCGGCGTCGCCGTCGCCATGGGCGCCGCAGCCGGAGCCGGCGGAATTGGGTTCGAGCTGTTTATGGCATCAGGCTTTTACTTTGATCTGAGGGAAGTCGGGTTCATTACGTACGCGATACTGATCGTGGCTGTGTTGTTGGAGCTTACTTCAACGAGGCTGAAGCGGAGGTATTTTCCGACGAAGGTGAGTTGA
- a CDS encoding ABC transporter permease subunit, which produces MNEQQFKRRKWKSLTFFLIIIGITWLSAHLTAFNFIEGFTTIPAAFMWIIENLWITSETLERLPGILDRLIETILMSIAATTIAAVVAFFLGIAGSNTTSSNTLLSGFARFVASVARNIPVVAWALILLLSFGQNSITGFLALFIGTVGLLTRAFIEVIDEAGLSAYEALTATGATYFQVVGKAVMPQTLPQMVSWILFMIETNIRSATLVGLLTGTGIGYSFDLYYKMLDYQTVTLITMLIIITVICIELTSNKVRKVIL; this is translated from the coding sequence GTGAATGAGCAACAATTTAAACGGCGGAAGTGGAAAAGCCTTACGTTCTTCCTGATCATTATTGGGATCACATGGCTTTCCGCTCATCTCACCGCCTTTAATTTCATTGAAGGATTTACGACCATCCCCGCAGCATTTATGTGGATCATTGAAAATCTCTGGATCACAAGTGAAACACTCGAGCGCTTGCCGGGCATCCTTGATCGCTTAATCGAGACAATTCTCATGTCGATTGCAGCTACAACAATCGCGGCAGTAGTCGCTTTTTTTCTAGGGATTGCCGGGTCCAATACAACCTCAAGCAACACCCTGCTAAGCGGTTTCGCTCGCTTTGTTGCTTCGGTTGCAAGGAACATCCCAGTGGTCGCATGGGCACTCATTCTGTTACTATCATTTGGACAAAATTCGATCACAGGATTTCTAGCTCTTTTTATCGGAACGGTTGGACTGTTGACTCGTGCCTTTATCGAAGTCATTGATGAAGCCGGACTTAGTGCATATGAAGCACTCACAGCCACAGGCGCAACCTACTTCCAAGTGGTTGGCAAAGCAGTGATGCCACAAACATTACCGCAAATGGTCAGCTGGATTCTCTTTATGATCGAAACTAATATTCGCAGCGCCACACTGGTCGGATTACTAACTGGGACTGGCATCGGTTACTCATTTGATCTCTATTACAAAATGCTCGACTATCAAACTGTTACCTTAATTACGATGCTAATCATTATTACCGTTATCTGTATTGAACTCACATCGAATAAAGTTAGGAAGGTGATACTATGA
- the phnC gene encoding phosphonate ABC transporter ATP-binding protein — translation MVLLDVKGLRKSYQANITVLDDIQFQAKAGEFLSVIGPSGAGKSTLLRCLNRLIEADAGDITFDSKDIRALNRKDLRKTRTDIGMVFQHYNLVPRLTVIENVLHGRFGYKSTLKGVLGIFTEEEKERAFYLLQKLGIEEHAYKRCDQLSGGQQQRVGICRALVQNPKLILCDEPIASLDPHSSKVIMDYLKLITEEMGITCIVNLHQVDVAQSYSDRVIGLNSGKLVFEGSPIQLTQSFISDVYGMDTKELITG, via the coding sequence GTGGTTCTCTTAGATGTAAAAGGACTTCGTAAATCTTACCAAGCTAATATAACCGTTTTAGATGATATACAATTTCAGGCAAAGGCGGGAGAGTTCCTATCTGTGATCGGACCTTCTGGCGCGGGGAAGTCTACACTTCTCCGTTGCCTAAACCGTTTAATAGAAGCGGACGCCGGCGACATTACCTTTGATTCAAAAGACATTCGCGCACTAAATCGCAAAGATCTGCGTAAAACAAGAACGGACATCGGTATGGTGTTCCAGCACTATAATTTAGTTCCGAGACTGACAGTCATTGAAAATGTTCTGCACGGACGCTTTGGTTATAAGTCCACGCTCAAAGGAGTGCTAGGCATTTTCACCGAAGAAGAAAAAGAGCGCGCCTTTTATTTGCTGCAAAAGCTCGGCATTGAGGAGCACGCGTACAAGCGTTGTGATCAGCTAAGTGGAGGGCAGCAGCAGCGAGTGGGAATCTGTCGTGCGCTTGTACAAAATCCAAAGCTCATTCTCTGTGATGAGCCGATTGCTTCCTTAGACCCTCATTCCTCTAAGGTGATTATGGATTATTTAAAACTGATCACGGAAGAAATGGGCATTACATGTATCGTCAATCTGCATCAGGTGGATGTCGCGCAAAGCTACTCCGACCGGGTCATTGGCTTAAACAGTGGAAAACTGGTGTTTGAAGGTTCGCCTATCCAGCTCACGCAAAGCTTCATTAGTGATGTGTACGGGATGGATACAAAAGAGTTAATCACAGGGTAA
- a CDS encoding PhnD/SsuA/transferrin family substrate-binding protein: protein MFRKRFGLAAVAMLTAGLVACSDGDEGGGTSASASTDNDDPINFVWYPNESGQDMTSSRDAIGAIIEEATGREVNHQLTTDYAIAIETLVNDNAEMAFMGAQGYIEANDRSDSIQPLVVQSGSSGTIDDAVYYSWLAVNVDDEDAWKDGEEYNLDELEDKTMSFVSNSSTSGFKVPASGIMAQFEDKDLSEEDLMEGGALFSQVLFGNSHQGSAVNLLNGNADVAAFCDSCVENYVELVEGEDNRPGSVYKVKDDAAEPFNTVAGSEFVLISVTPVLNAPFVANIDMLGEETFNKLQEFFSTDEVADNEEIFVPEDSEESALFFKTENERFLPVEDDWFNPIRELSNK, encoded by the coding sequence GTGTTTAGAAAGAGATTTGGTTTAGCAGCAGTTGCAATGTTAACAGCAGGACTCGTAGCTTGTTCGGATGGAGATGAAGGAGGCGGCACATCAGCGTCAGCAAGTACAGACAATGATGATCCGATTAACTTTGTGTGGTACCCAAATGAATCTGGACAAGACATGACTTCATCACGCGACGCTATTGGCGCGATTATTGAAGAAGCCACAGGACGTGAAGTGAATCACCAACTAACAACGGACTATGCGATTGCCATTGAGACGCTTGTTAACGATAACGCGGAAATGGCATTCATGGGCGCACAAGGATACATAGAGGCCAATGATCGCAGTGATTCTATTCAGCCACTTGTCGTTCAATCTGGTTCATCCGGTACAATCGACGATGCGGTTTACTACAGCTGGCTTGCAGTCAATGTAGATGACGAGGACGCATGGAAAGATGGAGAAGAATACAATTTAGATGAGCTTGAAGATAAGACAATGTCTTTCGTATCAAACAGTTCCACTTCAGGATTCAAGGTGCCTGCATCTGGAATCATGGCTCAATTTGAAGATAAAGATTTAAGCGAGGAAGACCTGATGGAAGGCGGAGCACTGTTTTCTCAAGTTCTATTCGGCAACTCTCACCAAGGATCTGCTGTAAATCTATTAAATGGAAACGCTGACGTTGCGGCGTTCTGTGATTCATGTGTAGAGAACTATGTAGAGCTTGTTGAAGGCGAAGATAATCGTCCGGGATCAGTTTACAAAGTAAAAGACGATGCTGCTGAGCCGTTTAACACCGTAGCAGGTAGCGAATTTGTATTAATCAGTGTCACTCCAGTTCTTAACGCACCATTTGTTGCGAACATCGACATGCTTGGAGAAGAAACATTTAACAAGCTGCAAGAGTTCTTTTCAACGGACGAGGTAGCGGACAACGAAGAAATTTTTGTTCCAGAAGACTCTGAGGAATCTGCACTATTTTTCAAAACAGAAAACGAACGCTTTCTTCCTGTAGAGGATGACTGGTTTAACCCGATTCGCGAGTTATCAAACAAGTAA
- a CDS encoding PHP domain-containing protein, translating to MKADLHVHSHYSDGSDSVEEVLNQAQQQGVTHLSFVDHDTVAGVWEAIERGRRVGIEVISGIEISAYDFKRNRKVHVLGYAFSVAASAIQALCQPLLDRRHAHSLWQMERIAEAGYSVEHKQVARLALPSETIYKQHIMAHLTDAPFSSPSYQTLYRSLFKGDGPAAGDIIYADAFDAVRAIKEDGGLAVVAHPGQLDSYDLIPELVEIGLDGVERNHPDHSSTDHAEIDELARDYDLLLTGGSDYHGSFGTPVTIGSEASNLSNDDRFLQLCKRKMKEHW from the coding sequence ATGAAGGCAGACCTCCACGTTCACAGCCATTATTCGGATGGTTCTGATTCCGTAGAAGAGGTACTGAATCAGGCACAGCAGCAGGGGGTTACGCACCTGAGCTTTGTGGACCACGACACGGTCGCTGGGGTTTGGGAGGCGATTGAGCGTGGTCGGAGGGTTGGGATTGAAGTCATTTCGGGCATTGAAATCTCGGCATATGACTTTAAGCGCAACCGGAAAGTGCACGTGCTGGGCTATGCGTTCAGCGTGGCGGCATCTGCAATTCAGGCGTTGTGCCAGCCCTTGTTAGACCGTCGTCATGCCCATTCATTGTGGCAAATGGAGCGGATTGCCGAGGCGGGTTATTCGGTTGAACATAAGCAGGTCGCGCGCCTCGCTCTTCCAAGTGAAACCATCTACAAACAGCACATCATGGCACACCTCACAGACGCCCCATTTTCCTCCCCCTCCTACCAAACTCTTTACCGCTCTCTTTTTAAAGGAGATGGTCCCGCGGCAGGTGACATCATCTACGCTGACGCCTTTGACGCGGTTCGTGCGATTAAAGAGGACGGCGGACTAGCCGTTGTTGCTCATCCCGGGCAGCTTGATTCCTATGACCTGATCCCAGAGCTTGTGGAAATTGGGCTTGACGGGGTGGAGCGAAATCACCCTGATCACTCCTCCACAGACCATGCGGAAATTGATGAGCTTGCACGCGACTACGATCTACTTTTAACCGGAGGATCGGATTACCACGGCTCCTTTGGCACCCCTGTTACGATCGGAAGTGAGGCGTCCAATTTGTCGAACGATGACCGTTTTCTTCAACTTTGTAAACGTAAGATGAAAGAACATTGGTAA
- the phnL gene encoding phosphonate C-P lyase system protein PhnL: MTTPLLHVEGFGKTFGISHLQQTIQAVRGIDFSVEKGEFLGITGKSGSGKSTILKSLYRTYLPDEGEIWFDSEAFGLLDLSQATEQEIIYLRKHEIGYVSQFLSVMPRTTSLELVQQSLLEMGESAEVAAEEATSVLQHFELDEKLWHTYPNTFSGGEKLRLNIAIASVKKPRLLLLDEPTASLDEASKARVRELLQKLKLGGTTLVGIFHDLEFMDGLCDRVFDMSERVGAL; encoded by the coding sequence ATGACGACACCCCTTTTACACGTTGAAGGATTTGGTAAAACATTTGGCATCTCGCATTTACAGCAGACCATTCAAGCGGTTCGTGGTATTGATTTTTCTGTGGAAAAGGGTGAGTTTCTTGGCATTACCGGGAAGTCCGGCAGCGGGAAATCAACTATATTAAAAAGTTTGTACCGAACGTATTTGCCAGATGAAGGCGAAATTTGGTTTGATTCAGAGGCGTTTGGTCTCCTCGACTTAAGCCAAGCGACCGAACAGGAGATCATTTATTTACGTAAGCATGAAATTGGCTATGTGTCACAATTTTTATCCGTGATGCCGCGGACGACCTCGCTTGAGCTTGTGCAGCAGTCTCTGCTTGAAATGGGGGAATCGGCGGAAGTGGCAGCCGAGGAAGCTACCTCGGTGCTCCAGCATTTTGAACTCGACGAAAAGCTTTGGCACACATACCCGAATACCTTTTCCGGGGGCGAGAAGCTGCGCTTAAACATTGCGATTGCATCGGTGAAGAAGCCGAGACTGCTCCTGCTTGATGAACCAACCGCAAGCTTGGACGAAGCATCAAAAGCACGGGTGCGGGAGCTGTTGCAAAAGCTTAAGCTCGGTGGAACGACTTTAGTTGGGATTTTTCATGACCTAGAGTTCATGGACGGCTTATGTGATCGCGTGTTTGATATGAGCGAAAGGGTGGGGGCGCTGTGA
- the phnM gene encoding phosphonate metabolism protein PhnM: MLVIHNGKLVLEETILEGFAVLVNGDEILDVIPASELVHDPTDEWIDAQGGYITPGFIDIHSDYIESIVSPRPTSMMDVHMSLREAERILIGNGITTMYHSLSLYREDVFTHKPMRYPENVQRLIDAIHQTHERETLIHHRLHARFEIDNLDEVDRLKQNIQDGKVHLLSFMDHTPGQGQYRDLEVYRDTLKGYRDLTDEEVHSIVEERLQTPVLTLERLKEVSEFAREHDIRVASHDDDDVQKIDLVKEIGTTISEFPITLDVAKKAKECDLHIVVGAPNILLGGSHSGNLSAATAIQEGCADILCSDYYPSALLHAVFTLHEQYGLELHKAFHLVTRNPAKAVGMEHEIGTIKPGLRADLLIIEKLADGHPTVTTAIVRGQVTSQTYYNPRTTLSEV, from the coding sequence ATGCTTGTGATTCATAACGGAAAGCTAGTGCTAGAGGAAACGATTCTTGAAGGATTTGCAGTTTTGGTAAATGGGGATGAAATTCTGGATGTGATCCCTGCCTCAGAGCTTGTTCACGACCCAACTGATGAGTGGATTGATGCGCAAGGCGGCTACATTACGCCTGGTTTTATAGACATTCACTCGGATTACATTGAGTCGATTGTTTCGCCACGTCCAACGAGTATGATGGATGTTCATATGAGCTTACGCGAAGCGGAGCGAATTTTAATCGGGAATGGCATTACAACGATGTATCACTCCCTTTCCTTATATCGTGAGGACGTGTTCACACATAAGCCGATGCGCTATCCGGAAAATGTCCAACGATTAATTGATGCGATTCATCAGACTCATGAGCGAGAAACGTTGATTCATCACCGACTTCATGCGCGTTTTGAGATTGATAATCTGGATGAAGTGGACCGGTTGAAACAGAACATTCAAGACGGGAAGGTTCACTTGCTTTCCTTTATGGATCACACCCCGGGCCAGGGGCAGTACCGGGATCTTGAGGTGTACCGCGATACATTAAAAGGCTACCGCGACCTTACAGATGAAGAGGTGCATTCGATTGTGGAGGAGCGTTTGCAGACGCCGGTGCTGACGCTTGAGCGACTAAAAGAAGTGTCAGAATTTGCCCGCGAGCATGATATTCGTGTGGCTTCTCACGACGATGATGATGTGCAAAAGATTGACCTCGTAAAGGAAATTGGCACCACGATTAGTGAGTTCCCTATTACGCTAGATGTGGCGAAAAAGGCAAAAGAGTGCGACTTGCACATTGTTGTTGGCGCGCCAAACATCCTGCTCGGTGGCTCGCACTCTGGTAATCTCTCGGCTGCGACTGCGATTCAAGAAGGATGCGCGGATATTTTGTGTAGCGATTACTACCCGTCTGCCCTGCTTCATGCGGTGTTTACGTTACATGAACAATATGGGTTAGAACTTCATAAGGCATTCCACCTCGTAACAAGGAATCCAGCAAAAGCTGTTGGGATGGAGCATGAGATTGGCACGATTAAGCCGGGTCTCAGGGCGGATCTGTTGATTATTGAAAAATTGGCGGATGGTCACCCAACTGTTACGACCGCTATCGTCCGGGGCCAAGTGACGTCGCAAACGTATTACAACCCGCGCACAACGTTGAGTGAGGTGTGA
- a CDS encoding ATP-binding cassette domain-containing protein: MHSQPILQVQGLNKQFGAGCTSCFDQSTRALEKNYCPHCGTVYACQDISFDLFPGEILGIVGESGSGKSTLMQCLYFDEVASSGAMLIYREGFEHLNSLTISNQQKRYIRNHLLSMVYQNPIRGLNMNYSAIGNIAEKLIAAGGRNVGMMEARAEELLEHVQIPLFRKKEAPKHFSGGMQQRVQIAKALSNHPPILFLDEVTTGLDLSVQAKVLDLIKTIQRELGISMLVVSHDLAVIRMLADRTLVMLNGKVIEQGLTDQILEDPQGAYTQQLVYSML, encoded by the coding sequence ATGCATAGTCAACCAATTTTACAAGTCCAAGGACTGAATAAACAATTCGGTGCGGGATGTACGTCTTGCTTTGATCAATCTACGCGTGCACTTGAGAAAAATTATTGCCCTCACTGTGGCACGGTGTACGCGTGTCAGGACATTTCCTTTGATCTTTTTCCGGGTGAAATTTTAGGGATTGTCGGGGAAAGTGGCAGCGGGAAATCAACGCTGATGCAGTGTCTTTATTTTGATGAAGTGGCGAGCTCAGGGGCGATGCTGATCTATCGCGAGGGCTTCGAGCATTTGAACAGCTTAACGATTTCAAACCAGCAAAAGCGCTACATCCGCAATCATCTTCTTAGCATGGTGTATCAGAATCCCATCCGCGGACTCAATATGAACTATTCAGCGATTGGCAACATTGCAGAAAAGTTAATCGCGGCTGGGGGACGGAATGTCGGCATGATGGAGGCAAGAGCGGAGGAGCTGCTTGAACATGTGCAGATCCCATTGTTCCGAAAAAAAGAAGCACCAAAGCATTTTTCTGGTGGAATGCAGCAGCGTGTACAAATTGCGAAGGCGCTCTCAAATCATCCGCCAATTCTCTTTTTAGATGAGGTAACAACGGGGCTTGATTTGTCGGTACAGGCAAAGGTGCTTGATCTCATCAAAACGATTCAGCGTGAGCTGGGAATCAGTATGTTGGTAGTATCGCATGATCTAGCGGTCATTCGGATGCTTGCGGACCGGACACTGGTAATGCTGAACGGTAAGGTCATTGAGCAAGGCTTAACAGACCAAATTCTAGAGGATCCACAGGGTGCGTATACGCAGCAGCTTGTGTATTCCATGCTATAA